One stretch of Pyxidicoccus trucidator DNA includes these proteins:
- a CDS encoding ATP-binding protein, producing the protein MPDDVQSILRSPERLAALRRTALLDTQAEEGFDRLTRLACHILHTPMGLVSLIDDGRHFCKSCVGLPEPWQSQRELPLTHSLCKYTLTDGEPLIVEDARKDSRFQDCLGVTELGAVAYMGIPLISSGQPLGAFCVVDTIPRRWTEDDVHILEDLAAAVMTEVELRTTHQLELAAREGVQSRDEFLSIAAHELRTPLTPLKLQLDTLRRSVMAAGIKDPRLLRQLERSDAQVQRLVQLVERLLDVSRVATGRLGLLLEELDLSRLAADVTDRFREEAEGAGCHLEVHTPGPVLGVWDQLRLEQVLSSLLSNAIKYGAGHPIDVSVEGYGELARLSVQDRGIGLAREDTGRIFERFERAVSPRHYGGMGLGLYVAKQIIEAHGGTIVVRSQPGQGSTFTVVLPTHAPPPRQVAGGREASATSTA; encoded by the coding sequence GTGCCGGACGATGTCCAGAGCATCCTGCGCTCACCCGAGCGTCTGGCTGCTCTGCGCCGAACCGCGCTCCTGGACACGCAGGCAGAGGAGGGCTTCGACCGGCTCACCCGCCTGGCCTGCCACATCCTCCATACGCCCATGGGCCTGGTGAGCCTCATCGACGATGGGCGGCACTTCTGCAAGAGCTGCGTCGGCCTGCCGGAGCCGTGGCAGAGCCAGCGTGAGCTGCCGCTGACGCACTCGCTCTGCAAGTACACCCTGACGGACGGGGAGCCCCTCATCGTCGAGGACGCGCGCAAGGACTCCCGGTTCCAGGACTGCCTGGGCGTGACGGAGCTGGGCGCGGTGGCCTACATGGGCATTCCCCTCATCAGCTCAGGCCAGCCTCTGGGCGCCTTCTGTGTCGTGGACACCATCCCCCGCCGCTGGACGGAAGATGATGTGCACATCCTCGAGGACCTCGCGGCCGCGGTGATGACCGAGGTGGAGCTGCGGACGACACACCAGCTGGAGCTGGCCGCGCGGGAGGGCGTGCAGTCGCGCGACGAGTTCCTCTCCATCGCCGCGCATGAGCTGCGGACGCCGCTGACGCCCCTGAAGCTGCAGCTGGACACGCTCCGCCGCAGCGTGATGGCCGCCGGAATCAAGGACCCCCGCCTGCTGCGCCAGCTGGAGCGGTCCGACGCACAGGTGCAGCGACTGGTGCAGCTCGTGGAGCGCCTGCTGGACGTGTCGCGCGTGGCCACGGGGCGGCTGGGCCTGTTGTTGGAGGAGCTGGACCTGTCCCGGCTCGCGGCCGACGTGACGGACCGCTTCCGCGAAGAGGCGGAAGGGGCGGGGTGCCACCTGGAGGTCCATACCCCCGGCCCGGTGCTCGGGGTGTGGGACCAGCTCCGGCTGGAGCAGGTGCTGTCGAGCCTGCTGTCGAACGCCATCAAGTACGGGGCGGGCCACCCCATCGACGTGTCCGTGGAGGGGTATGGAGAGCTGGCGCGCCTGTCCGTGCAGGACCGGGGCATCGGCCTCGCGCGCGAGGACACGGGCCGCATCTTCGAGCGCTTCGAGCGCGCGGTGTCCCCCAGGCACTACGGTGGCATGGGGCTGGGGCTGTACGTCGCGAAGCAGATCATCGAGGCCCACGGAGGGACCATCGTCGTCCGGAGCCAGCCGGGGCAGGGCTCGACCTTCACCGTGGTCCTGCCGACGCATGCGCCTCCTCCCCGGCAGGTCGCCGGAGGACGGGAGGCCTCCGCCACGTCGACCGCGTGA
- a CDS encoding cobalamin B12-binding domain-containing protein, translating into MALSRLPSPSAIADALLVGNEGTVLDAVHRYMERGGATFLVDSLARPVMEAVGERWCDGRATVAEEHAASELLRELLTHLLPGLAWHQGGPRAVVTCAPGERHLLGARLVSQVLALDGWHVRFLGADTPARDLAIFVAREQPVFVGLSITLPDNLAGARLALELMHRTTPHIPLMVGGRCGGELAPEEHGAWTVLDSTGELLALTRGNVGGHLLPR; encoded by the coding sequence TTGGCGCTGTCACGGCTGCCGTCACCGAGCGCCATCGCGGACGCGCTCCTCGTCGGAAACGAGGGGACGGTCCTCGACGCGGTGCACCGCTACATGGAGCGCGGCGGTGCCACGTTCCTCGTGGACTCGCTGGCCCGGCCCGTCATGGAGGCGGTCGGCGAGCGCTGGTGTGATGGCCGCGCGACGGTGGCGGAGGAGCACGCCGCCTCGGAGCTGCTGCGCGAGCTGCTGACGCACCTGCTGCCCGGCCTCGCGTGGCACCAGGGAGGGCCGCGAGCGGTCGTCACCTGCGCGCCCGGCGAGCGTCACCTCCTGGGGGCGCGGCTCGTCTCCCAGGTGCTGGCGCTCGACGGCTGGCACGTGCGCTTCCTGGGCGCGGACACGCCCGCCAGGGACCTGGCCATCTTCGTCGCCCGCGAGCAGCCGGTGTTCGTGGGCCTCTCCATCACCCTCCCCGACAACCTGGCGGGCGCGCGGCTCGCCCTGGAGCTGATGCACCGCACGACGCCCCACATCCCCCTCATGGTGGGAGGCCGCTGCGGCGGGGAGCTGGCCCCCGAGGAGCACGGCGCGTGGACGGTGCTCGACTCCACCGGGGAGCTGCTGGCCCTGACGCGGGGCAACGTCGGCGGGCATCTCCTCCCGCGCTGA
- a CDS encoding amidase yields MTYQRSPVKAPRVSGVALKAFVNTLESGVGSVVLEKLVRDSGIDRWRELSAGDAPPLQFPLPHDAPASEPQSPQEQAARAIAASPVPKERATVSAYAHAYREGGADPVAVVRRIHEAIARLDGGKDRLGLFVARKPEEVLRAAGASAERLRAGRPLSVLDGVPVVLKDEVDLAGFPTTLGTKFRNQVAAADSTVAARLKAAGALILGKANMNEIGINPIGLNPHHGAARNPWNRGHITGGSSSGSGAVVAAGLCPLSIGADGGGSVRIPAALCGIVGLKATWGRIPETGVPPLCWNVGHVGPMGLTVDDVAAMYALVSGTDGQDLVAQTQPTHHLSGYENGNLSGVRLGICWPYFEDADADVVARCRESVRALTDAGATVVELPPPDLNTILWTHSCIILSEMAEAMMSHVKSRSSDFGLDSRTNLAIGRHFRATDLVHALRHRHRLTRELLSQMAGVDVIVTPTTASTAPVIPEATLPDGESNLPVVDALMRFVRLANLTGFPALSVPAGFDRAGLPVGVQLTGRPYEENLLLRLGRVVERATEVRTPPIHVSVLR; encoded by the coding sequence ATGACCTACCAACGCAGCCCGGTGAAGGCGCCCCGTGTATCCGGTGTGGCGCTCAAGGCCTTCGTCAACACGCTGGAGAGTGGAGTCGGGTCCGTCGTGCTGGAGAAGCTGGTGCGCGACAGTGGCATCGACCGCTGGCGTGAGCTGTCCGCCGGAGACGCGCCGCCGCTCCAGTTCCCGCTGCCGCACGACGCGCCCGCGAGCGAGCCCCAGTCGCCGCAGGAGCAGGCCGCGCGCGCCATCGCCGCGTCCCCCGTGCCGAAGGAGCGGGCGACCGTCTCGGCCTACGCACACGCCTACCGTGAGGGAGGGGCGGACCCCGTGGCGGTGGTGCGCCGCATCCACGAGGCCATTGCCAGGCTCGACGGTGGGAAGGACCGCCTGGGCCTCTTCGTCGCGCGCAAGCCCGAGGAAGTGCTGCGGGCCGCGGGGGCCTCGGCGGAGCGGCTGCGCGCCGGGCGTCCCCTGAGCGTGCTCGACGGCGTTCCCGTCGTCCTCAAGGACGAGGTGGACCTGGCCGGCTTTCCCACCACCCTGGGCACGAAGTTCCGCAACCAGGTGGCCGCCGCGGACTCGACGGTGGCCGCGCGGCTGAAGGCCGCCGGCGCCCTCATCCTCGGCAAGGCCAACATGAACGAGATTGGCATCAACCCCATCGGGTTGAATCCGCACCACGGGGCCGCGCGCAACCCGTGGAACCGGGGGCACATCACTGGTGGCAGCTCCAGCGGCTCGGGCGCCGTCGTGGCCGCGGGCCTGTGCCCGCTGAGCATCGGCGCGGACGGCGGCGGCTCGGTGCGCATCCCCGCCGCGCTGTGCGGCATCGTCGGCCTCAAGGCCACCTGGGGCCGCATCCCCGAGACGGGCGTGCCGCCGCTGTGCTGGAACGTGGGCCATGTCGGCCCCATGGGGCTCACCGTCGACGACGTCGCCGCGATGTACGCGCTCGTGTCCGGGACGGATGGACAGGACCTCGTCGCGCAGACACAGCCGACGCACCACCTGTCGGGCTACGAGAATGGGAACCTGTCGGGCGTGCGGCTCGGCATCTGCTGGCCCTACTTCGAGGACGCGGACGCCGACGTCGTGGCGCGCTGCAGGGAGTCCGTCAGGGCGCTCACCGACGCGGGCGCCACGGTGGTGGAGCTTCCGCCGCCCGACCTGAACACCATCCTGTGGACGCACAGCTGCATCATCCTGAGCGAGATGGCGGAGGCGATGATGTCGCACGTGAAGTCGCGCTCCTCGGACTTCGGCCTCGACTCGCGGACCAACCTCGCCATCGGCCGGCACTTCCGGGCCACGGACCTGGTGCACGCGCTGCGGCACCGGCACCGGCTGACGCGAGAGCTGCTGTCGCAGATGGCGGGCGTGGACGTCATCGTCACGCCGACGACGGCCAGCACCGCGCCGGTGATTCCGGAGGCGACGCTGCCGGACGGGGAGTCGAACCTGCCGGTGGTGGACGCGCTGATGCGCTTCGTGCGGCTGGCCAACCTGACGGGCTTCCCCGCGCTGTCCGTGCCGGCCGGCTTCGACCGCGCGGGCCTGCCCGTGGGGGTCCAGCTCACCGGGCGCCCCTACGAAGAAAATCTCTTGCTGCGCCTGGGCCGGGTGGTGGAGCGCGCCACCGAGGTCCGCACGCCGCCCATCCACGTGAGCGTGCTGCGCTGA
- a CDS encoding Isoquinoline 1-oxidoreductase subunit, whose translation MQPSLQVMASLLVLLAVGGCRREPEAAAARQALPQVAPNALRALESFAAIESSEERSRALFLEASRVLLHPRCANCHPAGDVPLHGTDGQPHNPPVVRGPEDKGVVGMECTSCHQDRNLEHARVPGAPNWHLAPIEMAWVGKSPRHICEQLKDPKRNGGKTLAQIIEHNAHDELVGWGWKPGWGREPAPGTQEQFGAIVAAWVETGAECPSEEARP comes from the coding sequence ATGCAGCCATCTCTCCAGGTCATGGCCTCGCTGCTCGTCCTCCTGGCGGTGGGCGGGTGCCGGCGAGAGCCCGAGGCGGCCGCGGCCCGACAGGCGCTGCCCCAGGTCGCTCCCAATGCCCTTCGCGCGCTGGAGTCCTTCGCGGCGATTGAGAGTAGCGAGGAGCGCTCCAGGGCACTCTTCCTCGAAGCGAGCCGCGTGCTCCTCCACCCGCGCTGCGCCAACTGCCACCCGGCCGGGGACGTGCCCCTCCACGGGACGGACGGGCAGCCCCACAATCCGCCGGTGGTGCGCGGGCCCGAGGACAAGGGTGTCGTGGGCATGGAGTGCACGAGCTGCCACCAGGACCGCAACCTGGAGCACGCGCGCGTGCCCGGCGCGCCCAACTGGCACCTGGCGCCCATCGAAATGGCGTGGGTGGGCAAGAGCCCGCGCCACATCTGCGAGCAGCTGAAGGACCCGAAGCGCAACGGCGGCAAGACGCTGGCGCAAATCATCGAACACAACGCCCATGACGAGCTGGTGGGCTGGGGATGGAAGCCCGGCTGGGGGCGCGAGCCCGCCCCGGGGACCCAGGAGCAGTTCGGCGCCATCGTCGCCGCCTGGGTGGAGACGGGCGCGGAGTGCCCGAGCGAGGAAGCACGGCCATGA
- a CDS encoding 2OG-Fe(II) oxygenase, whose product MRFQPPWGGAFRLQTFVHRTPEALPPPAVDAIRKAILDTPLLADSNLSGQFSGTYGFSITFRREAVSQVTALFPDFAPFLDAALLPDCDTFLLNPLLVGEGRGVGAHIDRSLEFYAPGIGCPVAVSVLYVQVPERLEGGELRLYHRGNQVAALKPQPRSLVMFRGDLTHEVGAIDAGAPERASARISLVIEQYRVPDALKARVPRFELRTRTGVAA is encoded by the coding sequence ATGCGCTTCCAGCCACCCTGGGGCGGGGCCTTCCGGCTCCAGACCTTCGTCCACCGGACGCCCGAGGCCCTGCCGCCCCCGGCGGTCGACGCCATCCGGAAGGCCATCCTCGACACGCCCCTGCTCGCCGACTCCAACCTGTCGGGCCAGTTCTCGGGGACCTATGGCTTCTCCATCACCTTCCGGCGCGAGGCCGTCTCCCAGGTGACGGCGCTCTTCCCCGACTTCGCCCCCTTCCTCGACGCCGCGCTGTTGCCGGACTGCGACACCTTCCTGCTCAACCCGCTGCTGGTGGGGGAAGGACGCGGCGTGGGCGCGCACATCGACCGCAGCCTGGAGTTCTACGCGCCCGGCATCGGCTGCCCGGTGGCGGTAAGCGTCCTCTATGTCCAGGTGCCCGAGCGCCTGGAAGGTGGCGAGCTGCGGCTGTATCACCGGGGCAACCAGGTGGCGGCGCTGAAGCCCCAGCCGCGCTCGCTGGTGATGTTCCGGGGCGACCTCACGCACGAGGTCGGCGCCATCGACGCGGGAGCCCCCGAGCGCGCGTCGGCGCGAATCAGCCTGGTCATCGAGCAGTACCGCGTGCCGGACGCACTGAAGGCCCGGGTCCCCCGCTTCGAGCTGCGGACCCGCACGGGGGTGGCGGCATGA
- a CDS encoding SRPBCC family protein has protein sequence MSELSVDVWLARSPDEVFTAFGDPFRLRRWYGAPPGGHRTGATGDVASGQPFQVDLIDAGGVPFVQRGQILSVTPGEGLELEMVWEGGNLGATATRASIALRPADGGTRLEVRQGPFSNPESLEAHRAWWGACLGRLVRVVAGDAVPCFEEFWEESRGFVGPLGMAAYSVLAGLREAGTAPEVLAQVEETLYTHLARLPPETAEVLGAVLRSRLTDTAS, from the coding sequence ATGAGCGAGCTGAGCGTGGACGTGTGGCTGGCGCGGAGCCCGGACGAGGTCTTCACCGCCTTCGGCGACCCCTTCCGGCTGCGGCGCTGGTACGGCGCGCCTCCGGGCGGCCACCGCACCGGGGCCACGGGCGACGTGGCGTCCGGCCAGCCCTTCCAGGTGGACCTCATCGACGCGGGCGGCGTGCCCTTCGTGCAGCGCGGACAGATTCTCTCGGTGACGCCGGGAGAGGGGCTCGAGCTGGAGATGGTGTGGGAGGGTGGAAACCTCGGAGCGACGGCGACGCGCGCCTCCATCGCCCTGCGTCCGGCGGACGGCGGCACCCGGCTGGAGGTGCGCCAGGGGCCGTTCTCCAACCCCGAGTCGCTGGAGGCCCACCGGGCCTGGTGGGGCGCCTGTCTGGGGCGGCTGGTCCGCGTCGTCGCCGGAGACGCCGTGCCCTGCTTCGAGGAGTTCTGGGAGGAGTCACGCGGCTTCGTCGGGCCGCTCGGCATGGCGGCCTACAGCGTGCTCGCCGGCCTGCGTGAGGCCGGCACGGCGCCCGAGGTGCTCGCCCAGGTGGAGGAGACGCTCTACACGCACCTCGCCCGCCTCCCGCCGGAGACGGCCGAGGTGCTGGGCGCGGTGCTGCGCTCGCGCCTCACGGATACCGCGTCCTGA